The following is a genomic window from Prevotella sp. E13-17.
AGATGATGTTCCGTATAGTACGATATGACGAAACTCTGCATGATGTATGGAATCGATACGTAGATAGGGCACGTAACGCTACTTTCCTGTTCTATCGCGAATACATGGATTATCATAGTGATCGTTTTAAAGATCACTCGTTGCTGTTCTATTCAGGGAACCATCTGCATTCTATTCTCCCGGCACATGAGGATGGCGAATTGTTTTGCTCTCACAAAGGACTGACTTATGGCGGACTGCTGATGGACGAGGATGTGACTACTGCAGATGTGGTTCACTTATTTGAGGAGTTGAACGACTATCTGCGACAGATGGGATTCCAAAAGGTTCTCTATCGCGCTATTCCTTGGATTTATCATCGCTTGCCTTCTGAAGAGGATTTGTATGCCATGTTTTGGAAATGTGGTGCACGCCTGCAGCAACGTATGTCGGGTACGGTCATCTTTCTCGATGCTCATCTTCGCTGGCGAAAAGACCATCGGCGCCGCTTGAAACAGGCACAGATGGCAGACATTCAGGTGAAACGGGATGCCAGTTTGGCAGAGTTTTGGCCTGTTCTCAACGATAATCTCCAGAAAAAATTTCAGGCAC
Proteins encoded in this region:
- a CDS encoding GNAT family N-acetyltransferase, with translation MMFRIVRYDETLHDVWNRYVDRARNATFLFYREYMDYHSDRFKDHSLLFYSGNHLHSILPAHEDGELFCSHKGLTYGGLLMDEDVTTADVVHLFEELNDYLRQMGFQKVLYRAIPWIYHRLPSEEDLYAMFWKCGARLQQRMSGTVIFLDAHLRWRKDHRRRLKQAQMADIQVKRDASLAEFWPVLNDNLQKKFQAQSVHTLQEIELLKSRFPDKIIQYSAYLDGRIIGGITFYVMGHVLHGQYSGTTDEGKRLGAMEAIYEQVMYHDYQDLKYLDFGTSNEQGGLVLNEGLIAHKEGYGGRTVMYDTYEWIL